The genomic region CCCAAGGGGACGATCTCCGACCCGTAGGCCTTACCGATAAACTGGTGCCCCCCGCAAATCCCTAAGACCGGAAGCTCCGTCTCCCTTAAGAAACTAAACAGTCCCTCCATTTTCTCGAAGTCGTAGGTGGAGAGGGGCTGCTTGTATCCGGATAGAATAACCGCCGCAGGTTTGTGGGAGTCGACTAACTCCTTCGTTACGTCGAGGAAATGGACGATAACGATGTTGACGTCCGTCTCCTCGTCGAGGAAGCTTCCCGGCCCCCTCCACTCCAGCGGCCACGAGTCGTTCGAGCCCATATCCACCAGAACTACGGTCTTGAGGTCCTTGTCGATCTCTGCCGGCGTCCAGAGGGCGTTCGTGAAGACCCTCGGCGGCACCTTGTATATCTCTATTATCCCTATCCACGCCGCCACTAAAACGACCGCAACGGCGGCGGCGATTTTGACCGAAAACTTTTTCATCTTCATAATCAGTCCTTAAATATTATTCTCTTTCACGTTCTCATTTAATAGTCCGTCTATGTCGATAACGCTCCCCCTCTTGATCGACTCCTCGGCGGCGGCA from Candidatus Zymogenus saltonus harbors:
- a CDS encoding gamma-glutamyl-gamma-aminobutyrate hydrolase family protein (Members of this family of hydrolases with an active site Cys residue belong to MEROPS family C26.), coding for MKMKKFSVKIAAAVAVVLVAAWIGIIEIYKVPPRVFTNALWTPAEIDKDLKTVVLVDMGSNDSWPLEWRGPGSFLDEETDVNIVIVHFLDVTKELVDSHKPAAVILSGYKQPLSTYDFEKMEGLFSFLRETELPVLGICGGHQFIGKAYGSEIVPLGTVEKGFIEVELVAEDPILEGLSSPIRTYFWHELQVDPLPEDFILLGVGKTCRVQMMRHKTKPIYGVQFHPEYSSMRHGDGVVIFRNFLKIAGIAPGSD